A portion of the Paenibacillus marchantiae genome contains these proteins:
- the deoD gene encoding purine-nucleoside phosphorylase, giving the protein MSRHLGAKKGEIADIVLLPGDPLRAKFVAEHFLDEANCYNEVRGMYGYTGLYKGIRVSVQGTGMGNPSMSIYATELIVDYEVKKLIRIGTCGAMQKEINIRDIVIAQSVSSDSNMTDKIFHGCNYAPTADFSLLMKAYQQAQAKQVNVFVGNIYNSDEFYRESLDRLHKFMDFGVLGVEMESTALYTLAAKYGVKALSILTVGSQLLTQEHLTHQESEQSFYEMVEIALNTAIES; this is encoded by the coding sequence ATGAGTAGGCATTTAGGCGCAAAAAAAGGAGAAATAGCGGACATCGTTTTGCTTCCAGGAGATCCTTTACGTGCAAAATTTGTAGCAGAACACTTTTTAGATGAGGCCAATTGTTATAACGAAGTAAGAGGCATGTATGGGTACACTGGATTATACAAGGGGATACGGGTATCAGTTCAGGGGACAGGGATGGGAAATCCATCGATGAGCATCTATGCAACGGAATTGATTGTCGATTATGAAGTGAAGAAATTGATTCGTATTGGTACATGTGGCGCGATGCAGAAAGAAATTAATATCCGCGATATTGTAATAGCCCAATCCGTGTCTTCAGATAGTAATATGACGGATAAGATCTTCCATGGCTGTAATTATGCACCTACAGCAGATTTCTCATTGTTAATGAAAGCGTATCAACAAGCACAAGCTAAACAAGTAAATGTCTTTGTCGGCAACATCTATAACTCCGATGAATTCTACCGTGAGAGCTTAGATCGACTTCACAAGTTTATGGATTTTGGTGTTTTAGGAGTTGAAATGGAAAGCACAGCCCTATATACGTTAGCCGCTAAATATGGCGTGAAAGCGCTATCTATTTTGACAGTAGGTAGTCAATTGTTAACACAGGAGCACTTAACTCATCAAGAAAGTGAACAATCATTTTATGAAATGGTCGAAATCGCTCTTAACACAGCCATTGAGAGCTAA